ATCAGCACGGTGTGGCCGTCGGGCACGGCGCGGGCCGCATATTCCATGCCGATATTGCCCGAGGCGCCGGCGCGGATGTCGATCACCACGGGCACACCGAGTTCCTGCTGCACGCGGGCCTGGATGAGGCGGCCATAGATGTCGGGCGCGGTGCCGGCAGGGAAGCCCGTGACCAGCATCAGAGGCCGGCCCGGCTGCGGGAATTCCTGCGCGGTTGCGGGCGCCCAGACGCCCAGCAGGGCGGCCGCGGCCAGGATCACGTTGCGAAGCCCATGCGTCATCGAGGCATTTCCTTGTCCGATGGTGACCGTGCCGGCGTCCTTCACGCCGAGTGTGGAATGAATGGCGCGCGGCTTTCAAGCGGGAAGCGCGAGGGCGCTTTGACGCCGCGCGCGGCGGCACGATAGCCTTTGCCGGCGCAGCAGGAGGATCAGGGCATGGCACAGCAAGGGCGGCACGCGCGATGAGCCGCAGCCTGGTCCGCGGCCGCCACGTCATCTGCCGGGCACTGGACCGCGACCGCGCCGAGATCATCGAGAACGGCGCGGTGCTGCAGGAGGATGGCGTCATCCTCGAGATCGGCCCCTATGAGGATCTCGCGCGGCGGCACCAGGTGGATGAGGTGCTGGGCTCCGAGAACCACGTGGTGATGCCGGGCTTCGTGAACGCGCATCACCATGTGGGGCTGACGCCGCTGCAGTTGGGTTCGCCCGACATGCCGCTGGAGCTGTGGTTCGGCACGCGGCTCGCCGCGCGCAGCGTGGATCTCAGGCTCGACACCCTCTACTCCGCCTTCGAGATGGTGGAGAGTGGCATCACCACCGTGCAGCACCTGCAGGGCCGCCTGCCGGTGCCGCTGGCGAACATGGTGGCCGGCGCGACGGAGACGCTGCGCGCCTACCAGGATCTCGGCATGCGCGTCTCCTACGCGCATGGCATCCGTGACCAGAACCTGCTGGTGTATGAGGCGGACCAGCAGTTCCTGGCCCGCCTGCCGCCTGATCTGGCGCGGGAGCTGGCGCCCATGCTGGCGCGGCAATTGGCGCCGCTCGATGATCACTTCGCGCTGTTCGACGAGTTGCGCAGGCGCTTCGCCGATGACCCGCGCATCGCCATCCAGCTCGCGCCCGCCAACCTCCACTGGTGCAGCGACACCGCGCTGGAGCGCGTGCGCGAGGCCTGCGAGCGGACCGGCGTGCCGCACCACATCCATCTGCTGGAGACGCAGTACCAGAAGGCCTATGCCCACAAGCGGGCAGGGGTGGGCGCGCTGGAGCAGCTAGACCGCGCCGGGCTGCTCGGCCCGCATTGCACGCTCGGCCATGGCGTCTGGCTGACCGAGGCGGAGGTGGAGCGCGTGGCCGAGACGGGGACGCGCATCTGCCACAACTGCTCCTCCAACCTGCGGCTTCGCAGCGGCGTCGCCGCGCTGAACCACTGGGAGAAGCGCGGCGTGCGCGTCGCCATCGGCATTGACGAGGCCGGGTTGAATGATGACCGCGACATGCTGCTGGAGATGCGCCTCGTGCTGCGGCAACACCGCGTGCCGGGCATGAGCGAGGCGGACGTGCCCACCCCGGCCCAGGTCTTCCGCATGGCGACGGAGCACGGTGCCGCCACCACCGGCTTCGGCGAGACCGTCGGTAGGCTGGTGCCGGGCGCCCTGGCCGACATCGTGCTGCTCGACTGGCGGCAGGTCGCCTTTCCCTTCCTGGACGAGGACACGGATGTGCTCTCGGCCGTGGTGCAGCGCGCCAAGACCGGCGGCGTGGACAGCGTCATGGTGGCGGGCGAGGTGATCTATCGCGATCGGAAGTTCACCCGCGTGGACAAGGAGGCGGCGCTCGCCGCGCTGGCCGACCTGCTGAAGCGCCCGCGCACGGAGGAGGAGGAGCGGCGCCGCCTGGTCTCGCGCCGCGTCCTGCCCTTCATGCGCGACTTCTACGCCGACTACCTGCCGAAGGCCGAGCCCGCGCCCTTCTATGTCACCAGCGCGCGGCGCTGAGCCGCCTCAGCCCACGCTGATGCCGGCGCTGCGCACCACCTCGCGCCAGCGCGCGAGATCGGCGCTGATGGTGCGCGAGAGGGTGGCGGCATCCGTCGCCTCCACGGTAAAGCCCGTGGCGGCGAGGCGCGCCGCGATCTCCGGGTTGCGCAGCGTGGTCCGCAGCGTCTCCTCCATGCGGGCCTGCAAGGGTGCCGGAAGTCCGCGCG
This region of Sediminicoccus rosea genomic DNA includes:
- a CDS encoding amidohydrolase family protein; amino-acid sequence: MSRSLVRGRHVICRALDRDRAEIIENGAVLQEDGVILEIGPYEDLARRHQVDEVLGSENHVVMPGFVNAHHHVGLTPLQLGSPDMPLELWFGTRLAARSVDLRLDTLYSAFEMVESGITTVQHLQGRLPVPLANMVAGATETLRAYQDLGMRVSYAHGIRDQNLLVYEADQQFLARLPPDLARELAPMLARQLAPLDDHFALFDELRRRFADDPRIAIQLAPANLHWCSDTALERVREACERTGVPHHIHLLETQYQKAYAHKRAGVGALEQLDRAGLLGPHCTLGHGVWLTEAEVERVAETGTRICHNCSSNLRLRSGVAALNHWEKRGVRVAIGIDEAGLNDDRDMLLEMRLVLRQHRVPGMSEADVPTPAQVFRMATEHGAATTGFGETVGRLVPGALADIVLLDWRQVAFPFLDEDTDVLSAVVQRAKTGGVDSVMVAGEVIYRDRKFTRVDKEAALAALADLLKRPRTEEEERRRLVSRRVLPFMRDFYADYLPKAEPAPFYVTSARR